The following coding sequences lie in one Actinomycetota bacterium genomic window:
- a CDS encoding DEAD/DEAH box helicase, protein MFENLGLEERLLKGVKAMGYTTPTPIQEKAIPVALEGRDIVGCAQTGTGKTAAFILPLLQNMGTQHGVKALVVTPTRELAGQIVDVARQCSKFTGHKVAAVYGGVGYQPQKDKLRRGVDLLVATPGRLLDLSGRGDVNLSQVEVLVLDEADRMLDMGFWPDVKRIMKLIPAKRQNMLFSATMSHQVLGVIGDTLSRPVRIDVAPSATPIEAIEQAVYPVGSTQKGDLLVKLLEERDLDRVLVFTRTKHRADRVCRTLSRKGIKGVAIHSNRSQAQRQQALDGFKNGKYRVLVATDIVARGIDVDNISHVINFDLPNKAEDYVHRIGRTARAGNDGTALSFLSSEETSALREIEGLIGTTLPCEDVEGFDYDYRVVPDPSREATKVRKLVYNGGALSGKRRRSRRPGRSMARAR, encoded by the coding sequence TTGTTTGAAAATCTAGGTTTGGAAGAGCGCCTTCTCAAGGGCGTCAAGGCCATGGGCTATACCACGCCCACCCCCATCCAGGAAAAAGCGATACCGGTTGCTCTCGAAGGCAGGGACATTGTCGGCTGTGCCCAGACGGGCACCGGCAAGACCGCAGCCTTCATCCTGCCGCTGCTTCAGAACATGGGAACCCAGCACGGCGTCAAGGCTCTGGTTGTGACACCGACCCGCGAGCTTGCGGGCCAGATCGTAGACGTTGCCCGCCAGTGCAGCAAGTTCACCGGACACAAGGTCGCCGCTGTTTACGGCGGCGTCGGTTATCAGCCGCAGAAGGACAAGCTTCGCCGCGGCGTCGACCTGCTGGTGGCGACTCCCGGCAGGCTCCTCGACCTTTCAGGCCGGGGGGACGTCAACCTCAGTCAGGTCGAGGTCCTGGTGCTGGACGAGGCCGACCGCATGCTCGACATGGGCTTCTGGCCCGACGTCAAGCGCATCATGAAGCTGATTCCGGCCAAGCGCCAGAACATGCTGTTCTCGGCGACGATGTCGCACCAGGTTCTTGGTGTCATCGGTGATACTTTAAGCAGGCCCGTCCGCATCGACGTCGCGCCGAGCGCCACGCCGATCGAGGCGATAGAGCAGGCAGTCTACCCCGTCGGCAGCACCCAGAAGGGCGATCTGCTGGTCAAGCTGCTTGAAGAGCGCGACCTCGACCGGGTGCTCGTCTTCACGCGCACCAAGCATCGCGCCGACCGCGTCTGCCGCACCCTGTCCCGCAAGGGCATCAAGGGTGTCGCCATTCATTCGAACCGCAGCCAGGCCCAGCGCCAGCAGGCGCTCGACGGCTTCAAGAACGGCAAGTACCGCGTTCTGGTCGCGACCGACATCGTCGCCCGCGGCATCGACGTGGACAACATCTCTCACGTCATCAATTTCGACTTGCCCAACAAGGCTGAGGATTACGTCCACCGCATCGGCCGCACGGCTCGCGCCGGCAATGACGGCACCGCGCTCAGTTTCCTTTCTTCAGAGGAGACTTCGGCTCTGCGGGAGATCGAGGGTCTGATCGGCACGACGCTGCCCTGCGAGGACGTCGAGGGCTTCGATTACGATTACCGGGTTGTTCCCGATCCCAGCCGCGAGGCCACCAAGGTCAGGAAGCTCGTCTATAACGGCGGCGCCCTGTCGGGCAAGCGCCGGCGCAGCAGAAGGCCGGGACGCAGCATGGCCCGCGCCCGCTAA
- a CDS encoding tetratricopeptide repeat protein — protein MLLDRKRINRWTRWFAIMLVVVFALGTVFLGVGSKTGNIFAGCAKGAPSASSKSFEDREAYYKDQISENPQDNVSMLALANLYADDSVGRYDDAITWFNNALALDPGNADLQLRIATIYMNKTQNYDAAVKLLTDLTAKAPDNANAFLYLGQAAKSAGQNQTAILAWTRYLALAPTSEFAATIKDEITKLSALPAVTPPPTSTLPGTSGATAPSSPGAALPSTPAQTP, from the coding sequence ATGCTACTAGACAGAAAAAGAATCAATCGCTGGACGCGCTGGTTTGCGATCATGCTGGTCGTCGTCTTCGCCCTGGGAACCGTCTTCCTGGGAGTCGGCTCCAAGACCGGCAACATCTTTGCCGGCTGCGCCAAGGGCGCGCCCTCGGCGTCATCGAAATCATTCGAGGACCGCGAGGCCTATTACAAGGACCAGATCAGCGAGAATCCGCAGGACAACGTCAGCATGCTGGCGCTGGCCAATCTCTATGCTGACGACAGCGTCGGCCGCTATGACGACGCCATCACCTGGTTCAACAACGCGCTGGCGCTCGATCCCGGCAACGCGGACCTGCAGCTGCGCATCGCCACCATCTACATGAACAAGACCCAGAATTACGACGCTGCCGTCAAGCTTCTGACGGATCTTACCGCCAAGGCTCCCGACAACGCCAACGCCTTCCTCTACCTGGGCCAGGCCGCGAAGTCGGCCGGACAGAACCAGACGGCGATCCTTGCCTGGACCCGTTACCTGGCGCTGGCGCCAACCAGTGAATTCGCGGCGACGATCAAGGACGAGATCACCAAGCTCTCGGCACTGCCGGCGGTTACTCCTCCCCCCACTTCCACCTTGCCGGGAACCTCCGGAGCAACGGCGCCCAGCAGCCCTGGTGCCGCGTTGCCGTCAACTCCCGCACAGACCCCCTAA
- a CDS encoding DNA topoisomerase I: protein MKLIITEKDTAAKKIASILGGGKVAASSYQKVPIYTFSADSEEFTCIGLKGHIVQLEYPEEYSDWRKVEPRELIDAELIKAPSAKSVVNALKKTAKDAGSVIIATDFDREGELIGLEALEQTVEANPALSQGVRRARYSALTAEEINRAFADTTELSIPLAQAGEARQDIDLIWGATLTRFISLATSRLGNQFLSVGRVQSPTLALIVGRELERRAFTPVPYWQVFAELGSSQGDFTAQHKTDRFLDEKEAKAALASAGAAATGTVTAVKSTQKKLQPPAPFNTTAYTKAATSLGMSAARAIRLAEDLYLGGFISYPRTDNTVYPPSLDLKEILAELKKSRDLEPAASELLGRPQLTPTRGKKQTTDHPPIYPVGMPTAGDKLDDAHWKIWFLVARRFLATLSDEAVSESNRVDFDIGGEPFAVRGSRIVVPGWLGVYPYSRSRDEEVPRLEEGEEVKVNRVFDEQKETQPPGRYGQGRLIELMEQNGLGTKATRHSIIQNLYDRGYIKNTPVEPTETGIGMVEALNTYADRITKPEMTAELEEEMNSIAEQAMTKDEVVKRSRELLHLAYASLEEHKEELAGIIVKGIQEDKVVGACPKCGKQLKIIRSKKTKKRFVGCDGYPDCDTTYPLPQMGRLIPMHVECPECHSPKVKIITRGRRPWELCIDPECSTKEEYRKKAALKKAEKAAEAATATKTVVRKAKAGAKPASKTRKKAS from the coding sequence TTGAAACTCATAATCACGGAAAAAGATACGGCGGCGAAGAAGATCGCCAGTATACTGGGCGGCGGCAAGGTGGCGGCCAGCTCATACCAGAAGGTCCCCATCTATACATTTTCCGCCGATTCGGAGGAGTTCACCTGCATCGGGCTCAAGGGCCACATCGTGCAGCTGGAATATCCCGAAGAGTATTCCGACTGGCGCAAGGTCGAGCCCCGTGAGCTGATCGACGCCGAGCTGATCAAGGCGCCGTCAGCCAAATCGGTGGTCAACGCGCTCAAGAAGACCGCCAAGGACGCGGGCAGCGTCATCATCGCCACCGACTTCGACCGGGAAGGCGAACTGATCGGCCTCGAGGCGCTGGAGCAGACCGTCGAGGCCAATCCGGCCCTGTCACAGGGAGTGCGGCGCGCCCGCTACTCCGCCCTGACCGCCGAGGAGATCAACCGGGCCTTCGCTGACACCACCGAACTTTCGATCCCGCTGGCGCAGGCCGGCGAGGCCCGTCAGGATATCGACCTCATCTGGGGAGCCACGCTCACCCGTTTCATATCACTGGCGACGTCGAGGCTGGGCAACCAGTTCCTTTCAGTCGGCCGGGTGCAGAGCCCGACGCTGGCGCTGATCGTGGGGCGCGAGCTCGAGCGGCGCGCCTTCACGCCGGTTCCCTACTGGCAGGTGTTCGCCGAGCTGGGTTCCTCCCAGGGCGATTTCACCGCCCAACACAAAACCGACCGTTTCCTGGATGAAAAGGAGGCGAAAGCGGCGCTTGCCAGCGCCGGCGCTGCCGCCACCGGCACGGTCACAGCGGTCAAGTCGACCCAGAAGAAGCTGCAGCCACCGGCGCCGTTCAACACCACCGCCTACACCAAGGCGGCCACTTCGCTGGGGATGTCCGCGGCGAGGGCCATCCGCCTGGCGGAAGACCTTTATCTCGGCGGTTTCATCAGCTATCCGCGTACGGATAACACGGTTTATCCACCGTCGCTCGATCTCAAGGAGATCCTGGCAGAGCTCAAAAAGAGCCGCGACCTGGAGCCGGCTGCCAGCGAGCTGCTGGGACGGCCCCAGCTAACGCCTACGCGGGGCAAGAAACAGACGACCGACCATCCGCCGATCTACCCGGTCGGCATGCCGACCGCCGGCGACAAGCTCGACGACGCCCACTGGAAGATCTGGTTCCTGGTTGCCCGCCGTTTCCTGGCGACGTTAAGCGACGAAGCGGTCTCCGAGAGCAACCGCGTCGACTTCGACATCGGCGGCGAGCCTTTTGCCGTCAGGGGTTCGCGCATCGTCGTTCCCGGCTGGCTGGGCGTCTATCCCTACTCGCGCAGCCGTGACGAGGAAGTGCCGCGGCTCGAGGAGGGCGAAGAGGTCAAGGTCAACCGGGTCTTCGACGAGCAGAAGGAGACCCAGCCGCCGGGACGCTACGGCCAGGGCCGCCTCATCGAGCTCATGGAGCAGAACGGGCTGGGCACCAAGGCCACCCGCCACAGCATCATCCAGAACCTTTACGACCGCGGCTACATCAAGAACACTCCGGTCGAGCCGACCGAGACCGGCATCGGCATGGTCGAGGCGCTCAATACCTACGCCGACCGCATCACCAAGCCGGAAATGACCGCCGAACTCGAGGAAGAAATGAACTCCATCGCCGAGCAGGCCATGACCAAGGACGAGGTCGTCAAGCGCTCGCGCGAACTGCTCCATCTGGCTTATGCGTCCCTGGAGGAGCACAAGGAAGAGCTGGCGGGCATCATCGTCAAGGGCATCCAGGAGGACAAGGTCGTCGGCGCCTGTCCCAAGTGCGGCAAGCAGCTGAAGATCATCCGCTCCAAGAAGACCAAGAAACGCTTCGTCGGCTGCGACGGCTACCCGGACTGCGACACGACCTACCCGCTGCCTCAGATGGGCAGGCTAATTCCTATGCACGTGGAATGCCCCGAGTGCCACTCGCCCAAGGTCAAGATCATCACGCGCGGCCGGCGCCCCTGGGAGCTGTGCATCGACCCGGAATGCTCGACCAAGGAAGAGTACCGCAAGAAGGCGGCCCTGAAGAAGGCGGAGAAAGCCGCCGAGGCGGCAACGGCCACCAAGACGGTGGTCCGCAAGGCGAAGGCCGGCGCCAAGCCGGCAAGCAAGACGAGGAAAAAAGCCTCCTGA
- the tmk gene encoding dTMP kinase has product MYFITFEGIDQSGKSTQLKLLADAAAAAGVATLSVREPGGTPLGEQIREILLGPEHANMDAWTEALLYAAARVQLVREVIKPALMQGKIVLSDRYIDSSLVYQGIARELGIDRILDLNLGATGGLMPDLTFVFHLGVAASRERLAGRGTAEDRIEGEPLDFHQKVEDGYRKLEEMYPGRIAGIDAGGSIEEVHARVVEVCSERLGLEL; this is encoded by the coding sequence ATGTACTTCATCACTTTTGAGGGAATCGATCAAAGCGGCAAATCGACCCAGCTGAAACTGCTGGCTGACGCCGCTGCCGCCGCCGGCGTCGCCACGCTCAGCGTCCGCGAGCCCGGGGGCACGCCGCTGGGGGAGCAGATCCGCGAGATACTCCTTGGCCCCGAGCATGCCAACATGGACGCCTGGACCGAGGCCCTGCTTTACGCCGCCGCCCGCGTGCAGCTGGTCAGGGAAGTCATCAAGCCGGCGCTGATGCAGGGCAAGATCGTTCTCTCCGACCGCTACATCGACTCTTCGCTGGTCTATCAGGGGATCGCCCGCGAGCTGGGCATCGACCGCATCCTCGACCTCAACCTGGGCGCCACCGGCGGCCTCATGCCCGACCTCACCTTCGTATTTCACCTAGGGGTGGCGGCGTCACGCGAGCGCCTGGCCGGACGCGGCACCGCCGAGGACCGCATCGAGGGGGAGCCGCTCGACTTCCATCAGAAAGTCGAAGACGGATACCGCAAGCTCGAGGAGATGTATCCCGGAAGGATAGCCGGCATCGACGCCGGCGGCAGTATCGAGGAAGTACACGCCCGCGTCGTGGAGGTCTGCAGCGAGCGGCTGGGCCTGGAACTGTAG
- the holB gene encoding DNA polymerase III subunit delta' → MTELPTIFKGLIGQDQAARMLAAAVSQGEPSHAYLFHGPRGVGKFPAALKFAAALCCEQGGCGECPSCVKAARGVHPDIEVIAPVGSFITVDQVREINRNLNLRPHESRARVFIIRGAGSFNSESANAFLKSLEEPPPFVFFLLLAEHADGTLATIVSRCQPVRFGPVPAADIETFLLEHYQVSEVVAQAYARVCRGGLELARALCIEPGLPERRQSYLQIGENLSRGGWEGGASQMAAGIMAAAAQAGETAEEDAEEAVPEGFLAAPKKRREQDAHRRAGQAQRRELYLALDFLESWFRDMMAMAAGAGDAVLNRDYELELENLALPSKLDNYRRALEAIEAARSKLSYNVELELALQAMFYQLQEVL, encoded by the coding sequence ATGACTGAGCTGCCTACAATCTTCAAAGGCCTCATCGGCCAGGACCAGGCCGCACGCATGCTCGCCGCCGCCGTCAGCCAGGGAGAGCCGAGCCACGCCTACCTTTTCCACGGCCCGCGTGGCGTCGGCAAGTTCCCGGCAGCGCTGAAGTTCGCGGCGGCGCTCTGCTGCGAGCAGGGTGGTTGCGGCGAATGCCCTTCCTGCGTGAAGGCGGCCAGGGGCGTCCATCCCGACATCGAGGTCATCGCGCCGGTCGGCTCGTTCATAACCGTGGACCAGGTTCGGGAGATCAACCGTAACCTCAACCTGCGGCCGCACGAGAGCCGGGCGCGCGTCTTCATCATCAGGGGCGCCGGCAGCTTCAATTCAGAGAGCGCCAACGCCTTTCTCAAGTCGCTCGAGGAGCCGCCGCCCTTCGTTTTCTTCCTGCTGCTGGCCGAGCACGCCGACGGCACCCTGGCGACGATCGTCTCACGCTGCCAGCCGGTGCGTTTCGGGCCTGTGCCGGCCGCCGATATCGAAACCTTCCTGCTCGAGCACTATCAGGTGAGCGAGGTGGTCGCCCAGGCCTATGCCCGTGTCTGCCGCGGCGGCCTGGAGCTGGCCAGGGCGTTATGTATCGAGCCGGGTCTGCCGGAGCGCCGCCAGAGCTACCTGCAGATCGGTGAGAACCTCAGCCGTGGCGGCTGGGAGGGCGGCGCCAGCCAGATGGCCGCCGGGATCATGGCCGCCGCCGCCCAGGCGGGCGAGACCGCTGAAGAAGATGCCGAGGAAGCCGTGCCCGAGGGGTTCCTGGCGGCGCCGAAGAAGCGCCGCGAGCAGGACGCCCACCGCCGCGCCGGCCAGGCGCAGCGGCGCGAGCTGTACCTGGCGCTCGATTTCCTCGAGTCCTGGTTCCGCGACATGATGGCGATGGCGGCCGGCGCCGGCGACGCCGTCCTCAACCGCGATTACGAGCTCGAGCTGGAGAATCTGGCGCTGCCGTCGAAGCTCGATAACTATCGCCGGGCGCTGGAGGCCATCGAGGCCGCCCGCTCGAAACTGAGCTATAATGTGGAATTGGAGCTTGCTTTGCAGGCCATGTTCTATCAGTTGCAGGAGGTTTTGTAG
- a CDS encoding stage 0 sporulation family protein: MPEVAEVVFRNGCKVYSFDPAGLELDVADQVIVRTSRGIEIGKVVVANHELPPEEVVAPLEKVVRKATDSDLSAVERNEKLAVRVGQVCEEKISDYGLDMRLINTEVVFDGGKIIISFFAEERVDFRRLVEDLAKKFRTRIEFRQVGVRDEARLIGGYGPCGRRMCCTMFAGDQQPVSIKMAKEQNLPLNPMKISGICGRLMCCLKYEQEAYKDFKCRCPNKGTVVMTDKGEGRVVDYLVPKEKVLVNLGEAGQTEASLEEIKAASERPREAAPVASEGEEQLSGSAARPRGEAARPRSESDRSRGSRPRPDRDRSRGGGDRGRGSGGRRPQAKAAAGDRGSNRPADRNGNKAGASVSDNTTEKTGGKPSEKGGEGAEAKGGQRAARRPGGGRGGRGGRRRRR; this comes from the coding sequence GTGCCGGAAGTCGCAGAAGTCGTATTCAGGAATGGCTGCAAGGTCTATTCCTTCGATCCGGCCGGCCTCGAGCTAGATGTCGCCGACCAGGTAATAGTCAGGACCAGCCGCGGCATCGAGATCGGCAAGGTCGTCGTCGCCAACCACGAGCTGCCGCCCGAGGAGGTCGTGGCGCCCCTGGAAAAAGTCGTGCGCAAGGCCACCGACAGCGATCTGTCGGCTGTGGAGCGCAACGAAAAACTGGCGGTGCGCGTCGGCCAGGTCTGTGAAGAGAAGATCTCGGACTACGGCCTGGACATGCGGCTGATCAACACCGAGGTCGTTTTCGATGGCGGCAAGATCATCATCTCTTTCTTCGCCGAGGAGCGGGTGGATTTCCGCAGACTGGTCGAGGACCTTGCCAAGAAATTCCGCACCCGCATCGAGTTCCGCCAGGTGGGCGTTCGCGACGAGGCCCGCCTCATCGGCGGCTACGGCCCCTGCGGCCGGCGCATGTGCTGCACCATGTTCGCCGGCGATCAGCAGCCGGTCTCGATCAAGATGGCCAAGGAACAGAACCTTCCCCTCAATCCGATGAAGATCTCCGGAATCTGCGGGCGGCTGATGTGCTGCCTCAAGTACGAGCAGGAAGCTTACAAGGATTTCAAATGCCGCTGTCCCAACAAGGGCACGGTTGTCATGACCGACAAGGGCGAAGGCCGGGTCGTCGATTACCTGGTGCCCAAGGAAAAAGTCTTGGTCAACCTGGGAGAGGCCGGACAGACCGAGGCTTCCCTGGAAGAGATCAAGGCGGCATCGGAGCGACCCCGCGAAGCGGCGCCCGTTGCAAGTGAAGGCGAGGAACAGCTCTCCGGCAGCGCCGCACGCCCCAGAGGCGAGGCTGCTCGACCCAGAAGCGAGAGCGACCGCTCCAGGGGCTCGCGCCCCCGTCCTGACCGCGACCGTTCCCGCGGAGGCGGCGACCGGGGCAGGGGCAGCGGCGGCCGCAGGCCGCAGGCCAAGGCCGCTGCGGGCGACCGGGGAAGCAACAGGCCCGCTGACAGGAATGGCAACAAAGCCGGCGCCAGCGTCAGCGACAATACCACGGAAAAGACCGGCGGCAAGCCGTCAGAAAAAGGCGGCGAAGGCGCCGAGGCCAAGGGCGGGCAGAGGGCTGCGCGGCGTCCCGGCGGCGGGCGCGGCGGACGGGGTGGCCGCCGCAGAAGGCGCTGA
- the murI gene encoding glutamate racemase has protein sequence MDPRPIGMFDSGVGGLTVLHECLVSHPHEDFIYLGDTGRFPYGPRSAEEIRAFAFQIASHLLALDVKLLVVACNSATAASLPWLQETLSASIIGAVHPEAQAAAQATRNRRVGVLATEATVASGSYERSLLNLDAGLEVYSQPCPRLASMIQSGDVSSPEMVETVKSYAAPLKEAGVDTVILGCTHYPLVTPMLQRVFGRDVTLVNSAEEIAREVGEVLERKEIGNDPAREGKYSFLCTGEVDTFVEVGARFLQMPFENVRRVDTAQLERIGVA, from the coding sequence TTGGACCCGCGCCCGATAGGCATGTTCGACTCAGGAGTGGGCGGGCTGACCGTCCTGCACGAATGCCTGGTCTCACATCCTCACGAAGATTTCATCTACCTCGGCGACACCGGCCGTTTTCCCTATGGACCGCGCAGCGCCGAAGAGATCAGGGCTTTCGCCTTTCAGATCGCTTCTCACCTGCTGGCCCTGGACGTCAAGCTGCTGGTAGTCGCCTGCAATTCGGCCACGGCGGCTTCGCTGCCCTGGCTGCAGGAGACGCTGAGCGCCTCGATCATCGGCGCCGTCCATCCCGAGGCCCAGGCCGCGGCGCAGGCCACCCGCAACCGCCGCGTCGGCGTCCTGGCTACCGAGGCCACCGTTGCCAGCGGCAGCTATGAGCGTTCGCTGCTCAATCTCGACGCCGGCCTTGAAGTCTACTCACAGCCATGCCCCAGGCTGGCCTCGATGATCCAGAGCGGCGACGTCTCCTCACCAGAGATGGTCGAGACGGTAAAGAGCTACGCGGCGCCGCTCAAGGAGGCGGGTGTCGACACGGTCATCCTGGGATGCACGCACTATCCCCTGGTGACCCCGATGCTGCAGCGGGTTTTTGGCAGGGACGTAACTCTGGTAAACTCCGCCGAGGAAATCGCGCGCGAGGTCGGCGAGGTCCTGGAACGCAAGGAGATAGGCAACGACCCGGCCAGGGAAGGCAAGTATTCATTCCTGTGCACCGGTGAGGTTGATACTTTCGTGGAAGTTGGCGCACGCTTTTTACAGATGCCGTTCGAGAACGTGCGACGAGTCGATACAGCTCAGCTGGAAAGGATTGGTGTGGCGTGA
- a CDS encoding QueT transporter family protein, which yields MNLKTVTRGGVIAAMYVVLTVTPGLNAVSYNAVQFRISEMLMPLAAFDIAAVPGLWIGCIIANAIGSPFGILDLTLGAGLTLASAVVIHLAGSRWIGLGSLAAPVIFNALGVALIIMLASAPEDGVLFWPTAFTVGIGELGVMAVLAAPLFVMLKRNPEIIGLEQRL from the coding sequence GTGAACTTAAAGACAGTGACGCGCGGCGGAGTCATCGCCGCCATGTATGTCGTTCTTACCGTGACCCCCGGGCTCAATGCGGTTAGTTACAATGCCGTGCAGTTCCGCATCTCGGAGATGTTGATGCCGCTGGCGGCTTTTGACATCGCCGCGGTCCCCGGGCTCTGGATCGGCTGCATCATCGCCAACGCGATCGGCAGCCCCTTCGGCATCCTCGACCTTACCCTGGGCGCCGGGCTGACGCTGGCGTCGGCGGTCGTCATCCATCTCGCCGGTTCACGCTGGATCGGCCTGGGCAGCCTCGCCGCCCCGGTGATATTCAACGCGCTGGGAGTAGCGCTCATCATCATGCTGGCAAGCGCTCCCGAGGACGGAGTCCTCTTCTGGCCGACGGCCTTCACTGTCGGCATCGGCGAGCTCGGCGTCATGGCCGTGCTGGCGGCGCCGCTGTTCGTCATGCTCAAGAGGAACCCGGAGATCATCGGCCTGGAGCAGAGGCTATAA
- the rph gene encoding ribonuclease PH, giving the protein MAVERPDGRNYGEIRPLKITPGFLEFAEGSVLIEAGKTKVICAAKIQDGVPNWMRGHGNGWVTAEYSLLPASTPQRTFREAVKGKQGGRTLEIQRLVGRSLRSVVDMRALGERTIWLDCDVIQADGGTRCASVSGAYVALYLALAHLVDQDLITDMPLKDSLAAVSVGVWEGQPVVDLDYAEDSTAEVDMNVVMTGSGEVVELQATAEKTAFTRATLDELIDLAGAGIEQIATEQLRVTAGLKG; this is encoded by the coding sequence ATGGCGGTCGAACGGCCGGATGGCCGCAACTACGGCGAGATACGCCCGCTCAAGATCACTCCCGGTTTTCTCGAGTTCGCGGAGGGCTCGGTGCTGATCGAGGCCGGCAAGACCAAGGTCATCTGCGCCGCCAAGATCCAGGACGGCGTGCCCAACTGGATGCGCGGCCACGGCAACGGCTGGGTCACGGCCGAGTACAGCCTGCTGCCGGCTTCAACGCCGCAGCGCACCTTCCGTGAAGCCGTCAAGGGCAAGCAGGGCGGCCGCACCCTGGAGATCCAGCGCCTCGTCGGCCGCAGCCTCAGGAGCGTCGTCGACATGCGCGCCCTGGGCGAGCGCACCATCTGGCTTGACTGCGATGTCATCCAGGCCGACGGCGGCACCCGCTGCGCCTCGGTTTCGGGAGCCTACGTCGCGCTTTACCTGGCTCTGGCTCACCTGGTCGACCAGGACCTCATCACCGACATGCCGCTCAAGGATTCGCTGGCCGCGGTCAGCGTCGGGGTCTGGGAGGGACAGCCGGTCGTCGATCTCGATTACGCCGAGGACAGCACCGCTGAGGTTGATATGAACGTGGTCATGACCGGCAGCGGCGAGGTCGTCGAGCTGCAGGCCACCGCGGAGAAGACAGCCTTCACCCGCGCAACCCTCGATGAGCTCATCGATCTGGCCGGCGCGGGGATAGAGCAGATCGCCACCGAGCAGCTGCGGGTGACGGCGGGGCTCAAGGGCTAG